The following is a genomic window from Antechinus flavipes isolate AdamAnt ecotype Samford, QLD, Australia chromosome 3, AdamAnt_v2, whole genome shotgun sequence.
TTTTCTTTCACTTGACCTTTGAAATCCTTGAAAACAGTTTTCATATCCCCTCTAAGTCTTCTCATTCTTAGGACAAAGATATCTAATCTATTCAGTCAATCTTCACATGCCATAGTCCCCGGTCCTCTCATTATCTTAATAATCTTCTGGTAGACAAGGCAagttccagtttctttccatCAGACCTTGATCCTGAAGAGCATCTTTAGGAGTCTGCGGCGTATTTCCTTTGTCTTGATAGAATAAATAATGGGGTTGAGCATTGGTGGCACAAAGAGATAAAGGACAGACATGAGGATATGAACTGAGTGGGGAAGACTGCCGCCAAAGCGGTGCACAATGGACACACTCACCATGGGCACATAGAAAATGAGCACAGCACAGATATGCGACACACAGGTGTTGAGGGTCTTGAGTCTCTCTTCACGGGAAGCGATAGCCAGGACAGAGCGGAGGATCACAACGTAGGAGAGGAAGATGAGTGCAGAGTCTAGGCCGAAGGTGAGGAGCACAATGGATAGACCGTAGTGGCTATTGAGGGTGACGTCAGCACACGCCAGCTTGATCATGTCCACATGTAGACAGTAGGCATGAGAGAGGACATTTCGTGTATGACAGAAAGGTAGTCGCTGAAGGAGTAGGGGGAAGACCAGGATGAGCAGGAAGCTGCGAAGCAGTGTGGCCAACCCCATGGCCAAAATGCGGGTATTGGTGAGGACTGTGGAATAGCGGAGCGGGTTGCAGATGGCCACGTAACGGTCTAGACTCATGGCCAACAGTATTCCAGATTCTGTCCAGGAAAAGAGGTGGATAAAGAACATCTGAGCCAGGCAAGCTGCAAATGAAATCTCACGAGCATGGAAGCAGAGAGTAGCAAGGACAGTGGGCAGCGTGGACAGTGAAACTCCCAGGTCATTAACTGATAGCAAAGACAGAAAATAGTACATAGGTTGGTGCAGACTCTGTTCTTCCTTGACAATGACTAGAATCAAAGCATTGCCCACAATGGAGATGACATAGAGTAGGAGAAGTGGGATGGCCAACCATGGTTCCATTGCTTCCAGTCCTGGGAATCCCGTTAGGATGAAGCTGGGAGATCCAGAGATGTTGGTCCTGAGACTGCCcatgagagaaaacatggagtcTTTGTCAGTGATCAAAGTAACTTTCTGGGGACACAGAATGGAGAAAAAGATATCAGAAAAACTGTATTCAAGAAACATAGGTTATCACTGAAAATAAACCAGAAAGTATGGATAATATGTTGGGGTGAAAGTATGTGAGAGAACATATGTACTCAGGAAGCACAAGACAATCATTAAagttctttgcatttttatttagtcATGAATTCACAACTAGTGTGGACAAGAGTATGAGAACCTTTAATGAGGAATGGAGATAGAATTTCCATGCAATGGAAATGCAATAAAGCAGGAAGGGTGGGATGGCCAGCCAGGGTTCCATTGCTTCTAGTCCTGGGAATCCTGTTAGGATGAAGCTGGGAGAATCTGAGATGTTGGTCCTGAGACTGCCcatgagagaaaacatggagtcTTTGTCAGTAACCAAAGTAACTTTTTGGGgacacaaaatggaaaaaatgatatcAGACAAATTGCAGTTCAAGAGACAGATTATCATTGAAGATAAACCAGGTGTGGATAGTACATTAGGAGGAAAGAATGTGAGATAGCATATATATCCAGGAAGCATAAGACAACCATTAAagttctttgcatttttatttagtaTGTATTCACAATTAGAGTGGACAAGGGTATAAGTACCTCTAATGAGGAATAGAAAGAGATTTTCCATGCAATGTGTAGAACAAATACTAGGTTTGGGGTAAGtgaatctgggttcaagttttggCTGTGCCTTAATATGTATATGATTTTGAACAAGGGCTGTCTCtactctaggtctcagtttcataaaaatgaaggggctggattagatataaaacaaaagattccttctaaatctatgatcttaaagCAGAGACCTCCATACATTCATCTGGCTATAATTAAAGACAAAAGTTGAATAAGACAAACTCTCTTAAGCATCTCTATCCCCATAAGGCTTTCTGCTTGGATCAATGCTATATACACTTACTAAATCCTCACCATTATTTCTCTACCTGATATTCCCCAAACTTTTCATCTGGGACCACTAGAACCTTATTAATATCCCAGTttgatagaggagaaaactgaggactgGAAAGGTGTGTCAGTATATTTTGGAAGTCTCACATGGTGTTAGTGGCAAAGTCAGAACTAGAACCAAGGTCTCTCTCTTCCCTATCTGAGACTATTTCTATGATTGCCTATATAAGTGTGTTTGCATTTACATAAGTCCCATCTTTTATAGGAAGAGCCCATTTCCATGGGATGTTCAGTAACTTCCTAACATCTCCAGGATCACATATAGAATCCTggatttgactttcaaatattcaaagtccttcataacctgtcCTTCcatctttctaggtttctcaACCTTTACACATACACTCCCTGTACctacttcctccctcctccccgcccccattTGCTGAGATCCAATGATAATGACTTCCTTgctattttttaaacaagaatgCCAGGAAGTTTTTACAGTCTGTCTCCCCTGCTTAGAAttattcccttctcatctctgcttctgGCTTCCTCTAGCCTGCTTTAATTTCCAGCAAACATCCCTCCTttttgcaaaaatctttttttgatccCTCAAGATTCTAGTCTTCTCTCTATTGATTATTACCAATTTATCTTATCTGTGGTTTGcctgtatatatttctttgcatgttgtttcttctATTAACCTGAAAATTCCTTGAAATCAgagactttttttctctctctccaggtCTTATACAGTGTTTGGTACATAGGAGGTagacacttaaatatttattgactgaatgtCAATTTTCTAATGTTCTAATTATAGGGTAATGATATGGCAATAGGCTTACACTAGTCTTATTCCTGAGGAAAAAGAAGGTAAATTGTGTATTCAAAAAAACAGACTGTGCTGGAGGGTTATAGTATTTAAAGTAGGAAAGGAATTTAGAGGTCTCCACtaccctctttctttccctcaattcttttgcaaaagaggaaactgagtcccagagggaaaaaaagagacttCCCTGGTGTTTTGATTAGTAAAGTTTCTGTTATTCTACCTCAATGAAGTTATGGACTCAGGGATCCCAACAATGGAGAGCTATGGGGAAGTTAATATCTAAGATTGTAATATGGAAAGGAGATAGGATCAGAGGATTAAAGATTTAGAACAGAAAGAGCCTGCAGAAGAACATCTGGCtcaactacttcattttacatcGAAAGAATCTAATACCTAGAAAGATTAAGATGTGGCCAAGGTTACATAGATAATAAAAGTTAGAGCTAAGCTTCCATCCACAACCTCTCACTCCAAATCAAGCCCTTGTTTTCACTGGACCATAACAAGCAGGATGAGGTCTCTTATCTCTAAGATGCTGCCTCAAAGCAGCTCCTAGAGTCTACCATAGGTGGGGTTTAAAATTCGGCAAAACAAATGGAGGACTAGTCACCCCTTTTTAGGTTATAGGAGTAATTCTAGATGAGCAGCCAGTTGGTAGTGGACAgtgttggagtcaggaaaactaaaGTTCAAGTTTGacattagacatttattagctgtgggaccctgggcaaatcacttaatttttctcctactgtttccctatctgtaaaatgggcataacaaCACCTATCATTGTTGTAAGAATAACATGATaacttttataaagcactttataaaccttaaagatcttcataaatgctagttattaatattattattagtataattgttattattttcaacAAGAGTCTAAGCCaagaggaagccagagaagctgaCATATTCATGTGGGTTGGAGGAGCATTGGTTTTAGACCCAGAAGATTTAGGTTCAAAGCTTACTCTGCTATTTACTGACCTGTATGTGCCCAGAAATGTCTCTtggttgtgttttctttttcttttcagttgttTATATGTGGGGGGGaataacaaaattgattttttaaattaaattttaggaAGCCCCTTAATTGCCATGGtccttattttcctcttccttaaataaaagaaaattggatgGTTTGCCACATTAGTTCCAATAAAACAGAGCAAAGAGATTGTATTTCTTTCCCAAATCTATGAAGATTTGGTTGGGGAGGATGTTGGGAGAAGATCAAAATATTACTTGCAAAGTAAATTAAGCAGGAAAACTCTGGgcaaaaggaaagcaggaagaaactgtggatatacacacacatatatgtatgtatatgtatatattatatatgataaaaaaaagattatctagaCAAAGGAATAAAAGTTAAGTCAATCCTgacctttagaataaaataaaaatcaactttAGAAGTCTAAGATGGAGGAGACATGATTAAACCTAGATGTacatctaaagaaaaaaagagaaggaaaaaataccgtggaaaagttttaatgaattttaaactCAGTGACTCAACAATGGAATACagtaagcaaaataataataataataataataataataatgaaagtttTAGACTGACTTGAGAGGAAGACTGTCTAGAAAGCAGAATTTGATCACCTATTTTCTTTAccgattaaaatgtaactgggaaaagcAGCCAAGATGAAAAGCCTTGAAATTTTACATTAGGAATTTGTGATGTTTAGCTGGAGAAGATTTAtattttcagagttggaaggaaactcTGGTGGCCACCTAACCCAATCCATAACCATCAAgtaatcatatttaatttttaatgtgtttatgtatttgtGCATTTTATGCATTGCAATCAAACAAAAGATGTTATGTTTATAACTATTAGATTTAATCTGGTTAACTTGAATCTATCATTTAAATGTGTCAAAAGATTTTTGATTTCTGGAAGATATcctagaagaaaattaaataaagccATATGGAATGATCTGGAGGCCCTTTACCATCTTAATTTCTCTCCTCATGATGATTTCCAACTTATCAATGCACATTCTAAAATGCTATGTCTATACTGATAGCAAGACAGCTCTGTTAGATTCTAATCAGTGAAGACTAAAGAAATTACCTCTCTCTCTTGTAAACATTAatcattctttctatctttggatcatctacaaatttgataaataaGAGTAAATAAGCcactgctattattatcatctgtcCCATTGCTAAGGATTTAAAACTTGAAAAGATTGATGAGATCAACAAGTTCAGCTTCCTTACTTCATACCTAAGTCCCAGAAAAGGCTTAAGTCATATGtacaaagtcacacaaatagaaaGTGACATAGTTGGGATTCTAACATACAATTGGGAGTCTAAACTCAGCATGCTTTCTGATACAGCATGCTAAGTtgcctttaaaatattaaatggccCAAGGCCAAGAGCATAGACTCTCAAGGTACTGAGAGGGTGATAGAAAAGAGGGACTCATTGTATGGCCAAAAGAGAAGGTTATCTGGGGCATAATGAGGGATAACAATTGAGAAATAAGATTCTATGTGTGCTATGTGTTCCACACACAGAATATCTAAGGCTCAAATTTTCCCACACATATACAACTCTGTCTTACTGAGtaactctttcccttccctttccacagtttactattttatttcccaagttaaaaatcaaatgaaattttttttctatatttaatgtTTGTGTTTCTGGCTATAATCAGGAACATGGAATAACCTCATCTAATCCTATTCTCCTTCCAGGGGAGACAAtaccttaataataataaattttcattgtttttaaggttctcaaaataattcatttattctttatgttttcaCCAATGGTTTTTAGGTCTAGTACTTCTCATTATCATGAAATTGTATCTGGAGTTTAATCTTAGTTACCTCTGGTTCTAGATTATGGATGCACACCCTTCTGTCTTTGTcaaagcagaatcaaaagaataatcCTATAGAGTTCTTTCAGGTCTAAAGTCACTCTGTGATGGTCTAGAAAAAGGAGGGTTGATTCCCTAACTGGAAGCATGTGAGGAGGGTTAGAGGGAAAAGACCAAGAGGAGAATTCCTgttaaagagacagaaaaatgtaAGAGAAAGGACAGGAGGGAAATATTAAAGGTGAAGAAGATCAATACAGTGAGAAGGGGAGAGagcagaagaaaaggaggagaaatgaagaggagacaataggaagaaagagatggaagaaaaatgaagtaaaaaagagaagtcaaaaagcaagttgaaaatgagaaaaacaaaatgaaaaagggataGAAAACAACTTAAGCAGAGCTGAGAGATAGGGAAGCCCTCCTCTGGCTTCACAGGTCCTGGAATGAAGAACTCACACTGAATCCCAGACATTGCTTTTCCAATGGCAAGGTGGTGGGGGTGGGAATGGGTGGGTGATGCCGATACCTTGTTTGGGAACTAAATCTTTGGCTTTGTGCTCAAAAAGAAAAGCTTGGTATCTCCTTCCTCAAAGGGATGAACCTCTGGGGACAGCCTAGTCACTGTGAGGTCCCAGGAGCACTTAGCTGAGGCCTCACCAGGTCTGATGTGTAATTACCAAGAGATTCTGGTAGGGCCTCCCTAAATTGGGAGaagttgtgatggaaagagtaTTGCCCTTAAAttcagaatattaaaataataactaactTCTTGAGACTCTAGGGTTAGTTATTTAACTGCTCTGACTTTTTtgtataaaacaaagtttttgaaTGAACTCATATTGTATGGTACTATATagcttataaagcacttttctgGCAGTGGTCTCAGGTGGtgtaattcatttaacaaattttgtgattatttaacttatacatatggacatgtatatgtataaaaagatgtgtgtgtatgtgtgaaattTCATATGAGTgcctatacatgtatatacatatatatatatacataaacttaGTTGAGTCTATTAAATACCATAGATATTTTTGTTCAAATCTTAAAGGAAAGTTGTTtctttatgcatatatattagtagtgtattttaaaatcaggttCTTTTGTTACTCTTTAACTATCAatcatatatattcatgtatatttgtaagaatatacatattatatacatatatgtgtgtatatatatatatatgcacatgcatatacatgcgtaagtatatgtatatatatgccttTGTAAatgtgttttcatatatatatataagtatatgtgtatatagataaatacatatctatatatttatgtctatatatacttatatatacatacacatatttatccTTATCTGATCAGGGTATCTTAGATATCCTAGGACATTTGCATGGCAAAGTAGATAAGAGGACCTGAAGTTAGGAACACgagtccaaatctggcttcagacacttatttgctgtTTGTCCTTATGCAATTCactcatttgtctcagttttctcatctgtaaaaatgagataataatggcatctaccttCCAAGTACCCAAagttgttataaagataaaatgttatatttgtaaagcatttagtccagtaactggcacataatagatactacATAAATATTGGCTACTAGTAATGAATTGAGTGCTAAGttcagagttaggaagacccaagttctgACCTCACACTTGCTGCATGGTTTTACCTTTTACCTCTGCcatcattttctcatctgcaaaatggggatgataataatagcacttctcaGAGTTGTaacaatcaaattaaataaaatattttgatgtataaaaAGTTCTAgataattagtcattttattactTTGAATATAGGTCTTTTAACTTTATAAACAGTGTTCTTTCTACAAGAGCACACTCCATAATGACTCCAGTTTGATAAATGTGCCCCTTAGGATAAGACTCTTTGACCCTTCTCTGTGATTCTTAATAAAATTGAGTTTtatattagataatttctaaaatccctcctgaatccaaatctaaaTTCTATGAACATTATTTA
Proteins encoded in this region:
- the LOC127555352 gene encoding olfactory receptor 51I2-like, translating into MGSLRTNISGSPSFILTGFPGLEAMEPWLAIPLLLLYVISIVGNALILVIVKEEQSLHQPMYYFLSLLSVNDLGVSLSTLPTVLATLCFHAREISFAACLAQMFFIHLFSWTESGILLAMSLDRYVAICNPLRYSTVLTNTRILAMGLATLLRSFLLILVFPLLLQRLPFCHTRNVLSHAYCLHVDMIKLACADVTLNSHYGLSIVLLTFGLDSALIFLSYVVILRSVLAIASREERLKTLNTCVSHICAVLIFYVPMVSVSIVHRFGGSLPHSVHILMSVLYLFVPPMLNPIIYSIKTKEIRRRLLKMLFRIKV